The Leadbettera azotonutricia ZAS-9 genome has a window encoding:
- a CDS encoding M20 family metallo-hydrolase — translation MKDKIFTTIDESEVLAVELETSLCKYPAIAPESGGEGELDKCIFLEGWLKAHGITGLERCEAPDPRAKGGVRPSLIATIPGKSDKQLWIMSHIDVVPPGEASLWKTDPWKVVRDGRRLIGRGVEDNQQGLVSSVLAVLAFLKHGVQPEKTVKLLFAADEECGSGYGIDWLIKNKRELFHKDDMVLIPDGGDKDGASIEVAEKNLVWARFEVHGIQAHGSRPDLGANAHLAGADLAVQLHYKLTEKFSAHDPLFDPDYSTFQPTKKEANVPNFNTIPGEDVFCYDMRVLPCYPAKDVLDEVDRIKAEIEAKHKVTVSYTLAQRMESKPTSPDAPLVKLLGKCIEEIYKVKAKPIGIGGGTVGAYLRNEGIDSAVWCRIDDSAHQPNEYAIIDNLLGDAKVMALLMLSE, via the coding sequence ATGAAAGATAAAATTTTTACCACTATAGACGAGAGCGAAGTCCTGGCGGTGGAGCTTGAAACCAGCCTTTGCAAGTACCCCGCCATTGCCCCCGAATCAGGCGGCGAGGGCGAGCTTGACAAGTGCATCTTCCTCGAAGGCTGGCTCAAGGCCCACGGCATCACCGGCCTTGAACGCTGCGAAGCCCCGGACCCAAGGGCCAAGGGCGGCGTCAGGCCCAGCCTCATTGCCACTATACCCGGCAAGTCTGACAAGCAGCTCTGGATCATGAGCCACATAGACGTAGTGCCCCCCGGCGAAGCTTCCCTCTGGAAGACCGACCCCTGGAAGGTGGTACGGGACGGCAGGCGACTCATAGGCCGGGGAGTTGAAGATAACCAGCAGGGCCTTGTGTCCTCGGTGCTGGCTGTGCTGGCCTTCCTCAAGCACGGGGTACAGCCCGAAAAAACTGTGAAGCTTCTCTTTGCGGCTGATGAAGAATGCGGCAGCGGCTACGGCATAGACTGGCTTATCAAAAACAAGCGGGAACTTTTCCATAAAGATGATATGGTGCTCATCCCCGACGGTGGTGACAAAGACGGCGCTTCCATCGAGGTAGCCGAAAAAAATCTCGTCTGGGCCCGCTTTGAGGTTCATGGCATACAGGCCCACGGTTCAAGGCCCGACCTGGGCGCCAATGCCCATCTCGCAGGGGCCGACCTCGCGGTGCAGCTCCACTACAAGCTGACAGAGAAATTCTCCGCCCATGATCCTCTTTTCGATCCTGACTATTCAACCTTCCAGCCCACCAAAAAAGAAGCCAATGTCCCCAACTTCAACACCATTCCGGGTGAAGATGTTTTCTGCTACGACATGAGGGTACTCCCCTGCTATCCCGCGAAAGACGTGCTTGATGAAGTTGACCGCATCAAGGCTGAAATTGAGGCCAAGCATAAAGTTACCGTCAGTTACACCCTGGCCCAACGCATGGAATCCAAGCCCACTTCCCCTGACGCTCCACTGGTTAAGCTTCTGGGAAAATGTATAGAAGAAATCTACAAGGTCAAGGCCAAACCCATAGGCATCGGAGGCGGAACCGTGGGGGCATATCTGCGCAACGAAGGTATCGATTCTGCGGTGTGGTGCCGTATAGACGACTCCGCCCATCAGCCCAACGAATATGCTATTATTGATAACCTGCTCGGCGATGCCAAAGTCATGGCCCTGCTAATGCTAAGCGAATAA
- the galE gene encoding UDP-glucose 4-epimerase GalE: MNILIIGGAGYIGSHVAREFLDQGHEVTVFDNLSSGLRENLFPEAKFIHGTILDYTSLVRACAGSQDIAVGGLTGKKFDAVVYLAAFKAAGESMLKPEKYSTNNISGAINILNAMAETGIKNIVFSSSAAIYGEPEYLPIDEKHPARPENYYGFTKLEIERIMGWYDKLKGIHSACLRYFNAAGYDVKGRINGLEQNPANLIPVVMEAACGMRKELQIFGDDYDTPDGTCIRDYVHVSDLAIGHVAALDYISKNSKSIAVNLGSEKGTSVKEIVEAARRISGKPLAVKIAVRRPGDPAKLTASSKLAHEALSWTAQYSDIDSIIKTTWKVYNNQNER, translated from the coding sequence ATGAATATACTAATCATAGGCGGCGCGGGCTATATCGGAAGCCATGTGGCCAGGGAATTTCTCGACCAGGGCCACGAAGTAACGGTTTTTGACAATCTTTCCAGCGGGCTCAGGGAGAACCTTTTCCCCGAGGCAAAGTTCATTCACGGAACCATCCTGGACTATACGAGCCTCGTGCGGGCCTGCGCGGGGTCTCAGGATATTGCCGTAGGCGGTCTTACGGGCAAAAAATTTGACGCCGTGGTTTACCTGGCGGCCTTTAAGGCGGCGGGCGAATCCATGCTGAAGCCGGAAAAATATTCCACCAATAATATCTCGGGCGCCATAAACATACTCAACGCCATGGCCGAGACGGGTATCAAAAACATCGTGTTTTCTTCCAGCGCCGCGATCTACGGCGAGCCTGAATACCTCCCTATAGACGAGAAGCACCCCGCAAGGCCAGAAAACTATTATGGCTTTACCAAGCTCGAAATTGAACGCATCATGGGCTGGTACGACAAACTCAAGGGGATTCACTCGGCCTGCCTCAGGTACTTCAACGCCGCAGGGTACGATGTGAAGGGCAGGATAAACGGTCTTGAGCAGAACCCCGCCAACTTGATTCCGGTTGTCATGGAAGCTGCCTGCGGGATGCGCAAGGAACTCCAAATCTTCGGCGATGACTACGACACCCCCGACGGGACCTGCATACGCGACTATGTTCATGTGAGCGATCTCGCCATTGGGCATGTAGCCGCCCTGGACTACATCAGCAAAAACAGCAAGAGCATTGCGGTCAACCTGGGGAGCGAGAAGGGGACCTCGGTAAAGGAAATCGTGGAAGCCGCGCGGCGCATTTCCGGCAAGCCTTTGGCTGTCAAAATCGCGGTCCGCCGCCCCGGCGACCCTGCCAAGCTGACTGCTTCTTCCAAACTGGCCCACGAAGCTTTGAGCTGGACGGCCCAATATTCCGATATTGACAGCATCATCAAAACTACCTGGAAGGTTTATAATAATCAAAATGAAAGATAA
- a CDS encoding ABC-F family ATP-binding cassette domain-containing protein — protein MAFVQFSKVSLAFGDRDILKSVSLNLAAGSKAALAGANGAGKSTLMKVIAGKMAADSGDRAVQKGTRVSYLPQSGIVHQGRTLREEAELAYSEIIKLLEDMEALGRELEKAADGDSRTTGLVAEHHRIQEEIENSGYYRREASISMILTGLGFSLSDMERQVEEFSGGWQMRIALAKMLLENPDILLLDEPTNYLDIEARAWLESWLQSYTGGYLLVSHDRFFLDTTVNEVFELFQGDLKRYAGNYTSYERIREVELESLLKRYEAQQEEIAKTEALIRRFRYKASKAAFAQELIKRLDKIERIEIPESLKKISITFPPPPHSGRVALTLESIGKSYGERQILSGIDLTLESGEKFLVVGRNGAGKTTLLRIIAGQDQAFSGTVKYGAGISAGYFSQDAAETLTGSQTVLDYMEAEAPTYLIPKVRDMLGAFLFRGDDVFKALTVLSGGEKSRLALLRMLLKPMNLLILDEPTNHLDLQSKDILLGCLKAFTGTVIFVSHDRGFMEALSTKTLELRAGKPHRLFYGDYRYYLDRVASEGDGTGHEENNRQAQQSLDTNTGSDSIAANNDTSGIISTNSANTGIAEKLPSSILVKAGAPPILSAAERREQEKQRQSQVRRLERQEAEILARIERLEKERSALEAELARPEVYSSGEKAKAVKAKLDQTTAAIDTGNREWEEKAAELAALRNPQHE, from the coding sequence ATGGCCTTTGTTCAATTTTCAAAAGTTTCCCTGGCCTTCGGGGATAGGGATATACTTAAAAGTGTAAGCCTCAATTTAGCTGCCGGTTCCAAAGCCGCCCTGGCAGGGGCCAACGGCGCAGGCAAGTCTACACTGATGAAGGTCATCGCTGGCAAGATGGCTGCGGATTCCGGCGACAGGGCAGTGCAAAAAGGCACGAGGGTTTCCTATCTCCCCCAATCGGGCATAGTCCACCAGGGCCGCACCCTCAGGGAAGAAGCTGAATTGGCCTACAGCGAAATCATTAAGCTCCTGGAAGATATGGAAGCGTTGGGCCGGGAACTTGAAAAAGCCGCGGACGGCGACAGCCGCACCACCGGCCTTGTCGCGGAGCATCACCGTATCCAGGAAGAAATAGAGAATTCAGGCTACTACCGCCGGGAAGCGTCCATCTCCATGATACTCACTGGCCTCGGTTTTTCTTTAAGCGATATGGAGAGGCAGGTTGAAGAATTTTCCGGTGGCTGGCAGATGCGCATAGCCCTGGCAAAAATGCTCCTCGAAAATCCTGACATACTCCTTTTGGACGAACCCACCAACTACCTTGATATAGAAGCCCGTGCATGGCTTGAATCCTGGCTCCAGTCCTACACCGGCGGCTATCTGCTGGTTTCCCACGACCGCTTTTTCCTGGACACCACAGTCAACGAAGTGTTTGAACTTTTTCAGGGCGACCTCAAACGCTATGCGGGCAACTACACAAGTTACGAAAGAATCCGCGAAGTCGAGCTCGAAAGCCTCCTTAAACGCTACGAAGCCCAGCAGGAAGAAATCGCCAAAACAGAAGCCCTTATACGCCGTTTCCGCTACAAGGCCAGCAAGGCTGCCTTTGCCCAGGAACTCATCAAACGGCTGGATAAAATTGAACGTATCGAGATCCCCGAATCTCTCAAAAAGATCAGCATTACCTTCCCCCCGCCGCCTCATTCAGGCCGGGTTGCCCTAACCCTTGAAAGTATAGGCAAAAGCTACGGCGAAAGGCAGATACTGTCGGGCATTGACCTCACTCTTGAATCAGGTGAAAAATTCCTCGTGGTAGGCCGCAACGGCGCAGGCAAAACCACCCTGCTCAGGATCATCGCGGGCCAGGATCAGGCTTTTAGCGGAACTGTCAAATACGGCGCGGGCATCAGCGCAGGCTATTTTTCCCAGGATGCAGCCGAGACCTTAACGGGCAGCCAGACCGTCCTTGACTACATGGAAGCCGAAGCCCCCACCTACCTCATCCCAAAGGTGCGGGACATGCTCGGCGCCTTTCTCTTCCGGGGTGACGATGTGTTCAAAGCCCTCACGGTTTTGTCGGGGGGAGAGAAAAGCCGCCTGGCCCTCCTCAGGATGCTCTTAAAACCCATGAACCTCCTCATCCTGGACGAGCCCACGAACCATCTGGATCTCCAGTCCAAGGACATACTCCTGGGCTGCCTCAAAGCCTTTACCGGAACCGTCATCTTCGTTTCCCACGACCGGGGCTTTATGGAAGCCCTTTCCACCAAAACCCTGGAACTCCGGGCAGGCAAACCCCACAGGCTTTTCTATGGCGATTACCGCTATTATCTCGACAGGGTTGCCTCGGAAGGGGATGGGACAGGGCATGAGGAAAACAACCGCCAGGCGCAGCAATCCCTTGACACAAACACCGGATCAGACAGCATTGCTGCCAACAATGACACATCCGGCATCATTAGCACTAATAGTGCTAATACCGGTATTGCTGAAAAGCTCCCCTCATCCATCCTCGTTAAAGCAGGCGCTCCTCCCATACTCAGCGCTGCCGAACGCAGGGAGCAGGAAAAACAGCGCCAATCCCAGGTGCGCCGTCTGGAACGGCAGGAAGCCGAAATACTTGCCCGGATTGAAAGGCTGGAAAAAGAGAGATCTGCCCTCGAAGCCGAACTTGCCCGCCCGGAAGTGTACAGCTCAGGCGAAAAGGCAAAGGCGGTCAAGGCAAAGCTAGACCAAACCACGGCCGCCATCGATACAGGCAACCGGGAGTGGGAAGAAAAGGCCGCAGAGCTGGCAGCGTTGCGGAACCCTCAGCACGAATAA
- a CDS encoding SH3 domain-containing protein → MVLHKKTGEFRFALNLTLLIILIALLSSCSRRLGYGILLWAAEEPPIPSGTVLPVYIRSNIDQVWVAGIPSEYRVKGDRIDKFEIPLAKLELAGSKKKALQRAEAFAPYALTYAETIQDGLPIRESPDNGARRVYRLKHREIIKILSPAKGNAAVGTTGIPLPGEWFRVLTEDGTTGYCFSYRLKLFEHSGGALAALPQDTQIADDPDLEELLARRWSAEAYGSMVNSRRIVLEDLSQHWGFDPGQDTGMAHIKIKDLDRSFSYTGIKSTGTRSWRFEESTLQMELRSDTTLAVQFIEEGGALRTILFVALSTEVDDLIEQETSRREGLFNTIYTQGPGYTSHNYGTITFSEDGRFTWTGYDLLTPQVIPASALGNGSVSMRLFLAAALADRYAGAFTLYFGGVSGASSGVNFMYSLDSQGFRLEYVPDTSLDIVTVSRRASSPLVLYFFRVDPPPELSEFGTDMNQPSYSDAISGLRQDGAFMEDDDYYSYDENQGSPEDDDSGYLDDDSPTDF, encoded by the coding sequence GTGGTTTTGCATAAAAAAACGGGGGAATTCCGGTTTGCCCTGAATTTGACCCTTTTAATAATTCTGATAGCTCTCCTTTCATCCTGTTCCCGCAGGCTTGGCTATGGAATACTCCTCTGGGCTGCAGAGGAGCCCCCCATTCCTTCGGGGACTGTGCTGCCTGTATACATACGATCCAATATCGATCAGGTCTGGGTAGCAGGCATCCCAAGTGAATACCGGGTCAAGGGTGATAGAATCGACAAATTTGAAATACCCCTGGCCAAGCTGGAACTTGCAGGAAGCAAAAAGAAAGCCCTTCAAAGGGCCGAAGCTTTTGCGCCTTATGCCCTCACCTATGCTGAAACCATACAGGATGGCCTTCCCATAAGGGAAAGCCCTGACAACGGGGCAAGGCGGGTATACAGGCTCAAGCACAGGGAGATCATCAAGATCCTTTCCCCCGCAAAAGGGAATGCCGCTGTCGGAACTACGGGAATCCCCCTGCCGGGCGAATGGTTCAGGGTGCTCACCGAAGATGGCACTACAGGCTACTGCTTCTCCTACAGGCTCAAACTCTTCGAGCATTCCGGCGGAGCCTTGGCTGCCCTGCCCCAGGATACCCAGATAGCGGACGATCCTGATCTTGAAGAACTTTTAGCCCGCAGGTGGTCTGCCGAGGCCTATGGGTCTATGGTGAACTCCCGGCGCATTGTTCTTGAAGATCTTTCCCAGCATTGGGGTTTCGATCCAGGCCAGGATACCGGCATGGCCCATATCAAAATAAAGGATCTGGACCGTTCCTTCTCGTATACAGGGATAAAATCCACAGGCACCCGTTCGTGGCGCTTTGAAGAGTCCACACTCCAGATGGAGCTGCGTTCCGACACCACCCTGGCTGTCCAGTTCATCGAAGAGGGAGGCGCTCTCCGCACCATCCTCTTTGTCGCCCTTTCCACCGAAGTGGACGATCTTATCGAACAGGAAACTTCAAGGCGCGAAGGGCTTTTCAATACTATTTACACCCAGGGGCCGGGCTACACGAGCCACAACTACGGAACCATCACCTTCTCGGAAGACGGCCGCTTCACCTGGACCGGCTACGATCTCCTGACGCCCCAGGTGATACCTGCGTCGGCCCTGGGGAACGGCAGCGTAAGCATGAGGCTCTTCCTGGCGGCCGCTTTGGCAGACCGCTATGCAGGGGCTTTTACCCTCTATTTCGGCGGGGTGAGCGGTGCATCTTCGGGGGTGAATTTCATGTACTCCCTGGACAGCCAGGGCTTCCGCCTGGAATATGTGCCCGATACGAGCCTGGATATCGTCACCGTAAGCCGCCGGGCGTCCTCCCCATTGGTGCTCTATTTCTTCAGGGTCGATCCGCCTCCGGAGCTTTCGGAATTCGGCACGGATATGAATCAGCCATCTTACTCGGATGCGATTTCCGGCCTGCGGCAGGATGGCGCCTTCATGGAAGACGATGACTATTACAGTTATGATGAAAATCAAGGCAGCCCCGAAGATGATGATTCGGGCTACCTTGACGATGATTCCCCGACGGATTTTTAA
- a CDS encoding MFS transporter encodes MAQALSPYRLGKARDIYNIFNVFNSLSWQFLVGNIVTLFALRLKATSTYIGLLNAILYVSFFFLPLGKVLTKKFSIIGIFSAAWIARAVGMVPLLIAPFMAYAGKNEVALGLVILGVTIFHITRGIGMIGNNPVLSFLASGPDRGSYMTQIQIINNAVGMFAGFVIAILLGRDPPLFLYTIIFAFGIVTGIASGILLRKVPEPAAEEGEKKIKFFDIVKQALSTPSLRQFVVILLLVALVSGVSRAFVIVYSREVFQQSDGMVSLYAVFGGLGVLMIGMVVKFLVDRIGAKPIFIMCVIMGLLSMVPILFFPEGSSETTIVLYLTFLFFMMNFGFLGAEGIAQTYFLGLIPIELMLDMGILYFFCFGIAGTAGSLLAGVFLDTLAGAGLSQFLSFKILYIILIALTVVILVLQRKMVPLGAMPFKGALEVMFSFRDLRAISLLDKLNKTSDSQEEEALLEALHDTPSRLAIKGLLNRAKSPRLAVRLEALRAIDALKMLDEGAERALMDDIIRNPYTTAYNSARILGNHGVFSAIPLLRELATSKDYMLAGEAIIALAKLGDHAFRPHIERIIGKTKNPRLKIMGVEAFGIYGSPNSLTVLLDILRGTHPPPYLRDQVILAMASILDIQNQFYPLLVRFLADESQVSTLALDEAESAYEHYVSVHGRKRLKGESNLAVLSRQAKALQPAVTAFIKDSKGSALSRWVLEIPDELIHTVVQVVLSEAVLDDELVGHRRLRLLLAHWASHELRMWTNKVRQDGEKPSEADIKPTSGPL; translated from the coding sequence ATGGCTCAGGCGCTATCACCCTACCGGCTCGGCAAGGCCCGGGACATTTATAACATCTTCAATGTTTTCAACTCCCTTTCATGGCAGTTTCTGGTAGGGAACATAGTCACCCTTTTTGCATTGAGGCTCAAAGCCACCTCAACTTACATAGGTCTTCTCAACGCCATTCTGTATGTTTCCTTCTTTTTCCTCCCCCTGGGAAAGGTACTGACCAAAAAGTTTTCCATTATCGGAATTTTCAGCGCCGCCTGGATTGCCAGAGCCGTAGGCATGGTTCCCCTGCTCATTGCCCCCTTCATGGCCTATGCGGGAAAAAACGAGGTCGCCCTGGGCCTGGTGATTTTAGGGGTAACGATTTTCCACATTACTCGCGGCATAGGCATGATAGGCAACAACCCGGTCCTGAGCTTCCTTGCATCAGGCCCCGACCGGGGCAGCTACATGACCCAGATACAGATCATCAACAATGCGGTGGGTATGTTCGCGGGTTTTGTAATAGCCATACTTCTTGGCCGGGACCCTCCCCTCTTTTTGTATACCATTATTTTTGCTTTTGGTATTGTTACCGGGATCGCAAGCGGCATACTTTTACGGAAAGTGCCCGAGCCCGCTGCTGAAGAGGGCGAGAAGAAGATCAAATTCTTCGACATTGTCAAACAGGCACTTTCTACTCCTTCCCTCAGGCAATTCGTAGTAATACTGCTATTGGTAGCATTGGTATCAGGGGTCTCCCGGGCCTTCGTCATAGTCTACAGCCGTGAAGTTTTTCAGCAGAGCGACGGCATGGTCTCCCTCTATGCGGTATTCGGCGGCCTCGGGGTTTTGATGATAGGGATGGTGGTAAAATTCCTCGTTGACCGCATAGGCGCGAAACCCATCTTCATCATGTGCGTCATCATGGGCCTTTTGAGCATGGTGCCCATACTCTTTTTCCCCGAAGGCTCAAGCGAAACTACCATAGTTCTCTATTTAACCTTTCTTTTCTTTATGATGAATTTCGGCTTCCTCGGGGCCGAAGGCATAGCCCAAACGTATTTCCTGGGCCTCATCCCTATAGAGCTCATGCTGGATATGGGCATACTTTATTTCTTCTGCTTTGGCATCGCGGGTACCGCCGGTTCCCTTTTGGCCGGCGTGTTCCTCGACACCCTGGCGGGTGCGGGGCTTTCGCAATTTCTTTCCTTTAAGATACTTTACATAATCCTCATAGCCCTTACGGTAGTGATACTCGTGCTCCAGCGCAAAATGGTGCCTCTGGGGGCAATGCCCTTCAAAGGCGCCCTGGAAGTAATGTTCTCATTCAGGGATCTCAGGGCCATTTCCCTTTTGGACAAGCTCAATAAAACGAGTGATTCCCAGGAAGAAGAGGCCCTCCTTGAAGCCCTCCACGATACCCCCTCAAGGCTTGCTATTAAAGGCCTCCTCAACAGGGCCAAGTCTCCGCGCCTTGCGGTAAGGCTCGAAGCCCTCAGGGCCATTGACGCACTTAAAATGCTGGACGAAGGCGCCGAGCGGGCCCTCATGGACGACATCATACGCAACCCCTACACAACAGCTTACAACTCGGCCCGTATACTCGGAAACCACGGGGTGTTTTCAGCCATACCCCTGCTCAGGGAACTGGCGACTTCCAAAGATTACATGCTCGCGGGGGAAGCCATCATCGCCCTGGCAAAACTGGGGGACCATGCCTTCCGCCCCCACATTGAACGCATCATAGGCAAAACCAAAAACCCGAGGCTCAAGATCATGGGGGTAGAAGCCTTCGGCATTTACGGTTCCCCCAACTCCCTCACCGTATTATTGGACATACTCAGAGGTACCCATCCGCCCCCGTATTTACGGGATCAAGTGATACTTGCCATGGCGAGCATCCTGGACATACAGAACCAGTTCTATCCCCTTCTTGTACGCTTCCTGGCTGATGAATCCCAGGTTTCAACACTGGCGCTGGACGAAGCCGAATCGGCGTATGAGCATTACGTGTCGGTCCACGGGCGCAAAAGGCTCAAGGGAGAATCCAACCTGGCAGTGCTTTCAAGGCAGGCCAAGGCCCTGCAGCCTGCGGTAACTGCCTTTATCAAAGATTCCAAAGGCTCTGCCCTTTCCCGGTGGGTGCTCGAAATTCCGGACGAACTCATCCATACCGTTGTCCAGGTGGTTTTGTCAGAAGCAGTGCTGGATGATGAGCTTGTAGGCCACAGGCGGCTCAGGCTTCTCCTGGCTCATTGGGCTTCCCACGAACTCAGGATGTGGACCAACAAGGTGAGGCAGGACGGGGAAAAACCGAGCGAAGCTGACATCAAGCCCACGTCAGGCCCATTATAG
- a CDS encoding alpha-mannosidase encodes MININTNFHQLEALRDFDKKEAPNANYNRIAGELRFLSALSDSQGGKFDAIIRDAAKKLAADIAEKHCTTPEAVQKAEAALSSLSSEAKSFEFLCVAHAHIDMNWMWGYNETVSVTLATMETMLDMMDEFPSYTFSQSQASVYKIIEEFAPQMFEKIRQRVKEGRWEVTASTWVENDKNMPSGESLSRHLLYTKEYFAESFGIPKDNLVIDFEPDTFGHNRSVPEICNSGGVKYYYHCRGHIGDHIAYRWQSPSGKELLIYTEPFWYITKADPAIAAHAPELSRLTGSKTLLQVYGVGDHGGGPTRQDINRFIEMNSWPLFPKFTFSHLKNYFEVLEKSKDKLPLLKDEINFLCDGCYTTQTRIKAGNRKGERLMAEAELYSGAAMLLANHPYPGKLLSDAWKKILFNQFHDIIPGSGVTETREYASGLYQQVFAAAESARTLALEAIADKIDVKIPVTEKKESWDLSAGEGAGVGYGQTGRSAGKRRAYFVFNSLPYEREDIVTVTVWDYEGDFSQIGAENASGKALPVQKGESGNYWGHHFDTLFAKVKIPASGYTTVIIDEKPNYEKKTTFTNDMRVQSPDTFVLENEYIKATINPLNGKISSFIDKKTQAELAPPQGFGVFRLAQEAHHKSITSWEPSMSAWFVGRYKSIEEIAKDIEIRPLAHGELKNAFELTTQFGSGSVLKVIISLDAGSKVLNYSVCCDWREFGAEEKGIPNLHFHLPLAYKPNYLFDIPFGMIERKALDQDLPAESFVMAGNPGGKSSLVLYSLDKYGYRCLDDSLALTLIRGSINPDPTPETGRHNISFAIAPVSGDREELAKESLLYRRPVTVISGKKRKGTPSLPTETSFFSLKGGILSSVKVPEKGGKKLVFRIYEALGKETAVELSLGFAANAAWLTDVNEDKRLEDCAVSDGGKKVSFKLPAYSVRALMIELK; translated from the coding sequence ATGATCAATATTAACACCAACTTCCATCAGCTCGAAGCGCTGCGGGATTTTGACAAGAAGGAGGCGCCCAATGCGAATTATAACCGCATAGCCGGTGAACTCCGCTTCCTTTCCGCGCTTTCCGATTCCCAGGGGGGGAAGTTCGATGCCATCATAAGGGATGCTGCAAAAAAGCTTGCAGCTGACATTGCGGAAAAACACTGTACCACCCCCGAGGCAGTTCAAAAGGCTGAGGCGGCCCTCTCTTCCCTCTCATCCGAGGCCAAGAGTTTTGAATTCCTCTGCGTTGCCCATGCCCATATCGACATGAACTGGATGTGGGGCTACAACGAGACGGTCTCCGTGACCCTTGCAACCATGGAAACCATGCTGGACATGATGGACGAGTTTCCATCCTATACCTTTTCCCAGTCCCAGGCTTCGGTTTACAAAATTATCGAAGAATTTGCCCCCCAAATGTTCGAAAAGATCAGGCAGAGGGTAAAAGAAGGCCGTTGGGAAGTGACAGCCTCCACCTGGGTAGAAAACGACAAAAACATGCCCTCAGGGGAAAGCCTTTCACGGCACCTCCTCTACACCAAAGAATATTTCGCCGAATCCTTCGGCATACCCAAGGATAATCTCGTCATAGATTTTGAGCCTGACACATTCGGCCATAACCGCAGCGTGCCCGAGATCTGCAATTCGGGGGGGGTAAAATACTACTACCACTGCAGGGGCCACATAGGAGACCACATTGCATACCGCTGGCAAAGTCCTTCGGGCAAGGAACTGCTGATCTACACCGAACCTTTCTGGTACATCACCAAGGCTGATCCTGCTATCGCGGCCCACGCCCCGGAGCTGAGCCGCCTCACAGGTTCAAAAACCCTGCTGCAGGTGTACGGCGTCGGAGACCACGGCGGCGGTCCCACCAGGCAGGACATCAACCGCTTTATCGAAATGAACAGCTGGCCCCTTTTCCCCAAATTCACCTTCAGCCACCTCAAGAATTATTTTGAGGTTTTGGAGAAATCCAAAGACAAGCTTCCACTCCTTAAGGATGAGATCAACTTCCTCTGCGACGGCTGCTATACCACCCAGACCCGCATCAAGGCGGGGAATCGCAAGGGCGAACGCCTCATGGCCGAGGCTGAACTTTACTCAGGGGCCGCCATGCTCCTGGCCAATCATCCCTATCCGGGAAAATTGCTTTCCGACGCCTGGAAGAAAATCCTTTTCAACCAGTTCCACGACATCATCCCCGGTTCAGGGGTGACTGAAACAAGGGAATACGCCTCGGGCCTATACCAGCAGGTTTTTGCCGCAGCCGAATCGGCCCGCACCCTGGCGCTGGAAGCCATAGCCGACAAGATCGATGTAAAAATTCCCGTAACGGAAAAAAAGGAAAGCTGGGATCTGTCTGCGGGAGAGGGCGCCGGCGTAGGTTATGGCCAGACAGGTCGCAGCGCGGGAAAGAGGCGGGCCTATTTTGTTTTCAACTCCCTGCCCTACGAAAGGGAAGACATTGTTACTGTCACTGTTTGGGATTATGAGGGGGACTTCTCCCAGATTGGGGCTGAAAATGCTTCGGGCAAGGCCCTGCCTGTCCAAAAAGGCGAATCGGGAAATTATTGGGGCCATCACTTCGATACCCTCTTTGCAAAAGTGAAGATCCCCGCTTCCGGCTATACCACGGTTATCATCGACGAAAAACCCAATTACGAGAAGAAAACAACCTTCACCAACGATATGCGGGTTCAGAGCCCCGATACCTTCGTGCTCGAAAACGAGTATATCAAAGCAACCATCAATCCTCTGAACGGAAAGATTTCCTCCTTTATCGACAAGAAAACTCAAGCTGAACTTGCCCCTCCCCAGGGCTTCGGCGTGTTCCGCCTGGCGCAGGAGGCCCACCACAAGAGCATCACCAGCTGGGAGCCTTCCATGTCGGCCTGGTTCGTGGGCCGCTATAAAAGTATAGAAGAAATTGCAAAGGACATCGAAATAAGGCCCCTGGCCCATGGCGAACTCAAGAATGCTTTTGAGCTTACCACTCAATTCGGTTCAGGCTCTGTGCTCAAGGTGATCATCTCCCTGGATGCAGGATCAAAAGTTCTCAACTACAGCGTGTGCTGCGATTGGCGGGAATTCGGCGCCGAGGAAAAAGGCATACCCAATCTCCACTTCCATTTGCCCCTGGCTTACAAACCCAATTACCTCTTCGACATACCCTTCGGCATGATCGAGCGTAAGGCTCTGGATCAGGATCTTCCCGCCGAGAGTTTTGTCATGGCAGGGAACCCCGGAGGCAAATCCTCGCTGGTTCTCTACTCTCTGGACAAATACGGTTACCGCTGCCTTGACGACAGCCTGGCCCTTACCCTAATCCGGGGTTCCATCAATCCCGATCCCACTCCCGAGACCGGAAGGCACAACATCTCATTCGCCATTGCGCCTGTTTCAGGGGATAGAGAAGAACTGGCAAAGGAAAGCCTCCTTTACAGGAGACCCGTCACGGTTATCTCGGGAAAGAAGCGCAAGGGTACGCCTTCATTACCCACAGAAACGAGTTTTTTCAGCCTCAAGGGCGGCATACTCTCAAGCGTCAAGGTTCCGGAGAAGGGCGGCAAGAAGCTCGTCTTCAGGATCTACGAAGCTTTGGGGAAAGAAACTGCAGTGGAGCTTAGCCTTGGTTTTGCAGCCAACGCTGCCTGGCTCACGGATGTTAATGAGGATAAGCGTCTCGAAGACTGCGCTGTTTCTGACGGGGGCAAAAAGGTAAGCTTCAAGCTGCCTGCTTACAGCGTGCGTGCTTTAATGATAGAATTGAAGTAA